A single region of the Lycium barbarum isolate Lr01 chromosome 2, ASM1917538v2, whole genome shotgun sequence genome encodes:
- the LOC132626208 gene encoding uncharacterized protein LOC132626208 isoform X2 translates to MVVTVRVNSLKPLTWTPFLSSLNSFNWPFSFVSIPRKHSKLTPLFSQMATSEAEPQIMTKIIDSHLHVWASPQEAAEKYPYFPGQEPSLPGHVDYLLECMEEAGVDGALIVQPINHKFDHSYVTSALKNFPSKFIGCCLANPAEDGSGIKQLEDLVLEMTNEIGKALFSKAGELGVPVGFMCMKGLLLHLQEIEELCTEFPSTVVLLDHVAFCKPPKNDEERQVFLELLKLSRFPQVYVKFSALFRVSRNPYPYEDLSQVLAQLVSSYGAPRIMWGSDFPFIVAECGYKEAREAVSYLAKQGHLPPSATEWIMGKTVMQLFDGKWSSLVN, encoded by the exons ATGGTAGTAACAGTGAGAGTAAACTCACTAAAGCCATTAACATGGACTCCATTTCTTTCTTCTCTAAATAGCTTCAATTGGCCTTTTTCTTTTGTATCTATTCCAAGAAAACATTCAAAATTAACACCCTTATTTAGTCAAATGGCAACTAGTGAGGCAGAGCCACAAATAATGACCAAAATCATTGACTCACATTTACATGTTTGGGCATCCCCACAAGAG GCTGCAGAGAAGTACCCCTATTTTCCTGGTCAAGAACCTAGTTTGCCTGGTCATGTCGATTACTTGCTGGAG TGTATGGAAGAAGCAGGTGTGGATGGAGCACTTATTGTTCAGCCCATTAATCATAAGTTTGATCATTCTTATGTTACCAG TGCGCTAAAGaattttccttccaaattcatcggCTGTTGCCTCGCGAATCCAGCAGAAGATGGGAGTGGGATAAAACAGCTTGAAGATCTGGTTTTAGAG ATGACAAATGAAATTGGGAAGGCACTATTCTCAAAGGCTGGAGAGCTTGGAGTGCCAGTCGGTTTCATGTGTATGAAG GGTTTGCTTTTGCATTTGCAAGAAATTGAGGAATTGTGCACAGAATTTCCCTCAACTGTAGTTTTGCTTGATCATGTGGCTTTCTGTAAGCCCCCAAA AAATGATGAGGAAAGACAAGTTTTCTTGGAACTGTTAAAGCTTTCAAGATTCCCACAG GTATATGTAAAATTTAGTGCTTTGTTCAGAGTGTCGAGAAATCCATATCCGTATGAGGACTTGTCTCAAGTTCTTGCCCAACTAGTCTCCAGTTATGGTGCACCTCGCATCATGTGGGGAAG TGACTTCCCCTTCATTGTCGCCGAATGTGGATATAAAGAAGCAAGAGAAGCGGTTTCTTATCTAGCAAAGCAGGGGCATTTACCTCCTTCTGCCACGGAGTGGATCATGGGTAAAACAGTTATGCAGCTCTTCGATGGAAAATGGAGTTCTTTAGTAAATTGA
- the LOC132626208 gene encoding uncharacterized protein LOC132626208 isoform X3, with the protein MVVTVRVNSLKPLTWTPFLSSLNSFNWPFSFVSIPRKHSKLTPLFSQMATSEAEPQIMTKIIDSHLHVWASPQECMEEAGVDGALIVQPINHKFDHSYVTSALKNFPSKFIGCCLANPAEDGSGIKQLEDLVLEDGYRAVRFNPYLWPSGQKMTNEIGKALFSKAGELGVPVGFMCMKGLLLHLQEIEELCTEFPSTVVLLDHVAFCKPPKNDEERQVFLELLKLSRFPQVYVKFSALFRVSRNPYPYEDLSQVLAQLVSSYGAPRIMWGSDFPFIVAECGYKEAREAVSYLAKQGHLPPSATEWIMGKTVMQLFDGKWSSLVN; encoded by the exons ATGGTAGTAACAGTGAGAGTAAACTCACTAAAGCCATTAACATGGACTCCATTTCTTTCTTCTCTAAATAGCTTCAATTGGCCTTTTTCTTTTGTATCTATTCCAAGAAAACATTCAAAATTAACACCCTTATTTAGTCAAATGGCAACTAGTGAGGCAGAGCCACAAATAATGACCAAAATCATTGACTCACATTTACATGTTTGGGCATCCCCACAAGAG TGTATGGAAGAAGCAGGTGTGGATGGAGCACTTATTGTTCAGCCCATTAATCATAAGTTTGATCATTCTTATGTTACCAG TGCGCTAAAGaattttccttccaaattcatcggCTGTTGCCTCGCGAATCCAGCAGAAGATGGGAGTGGGATAAAACAGCTTGAAGATCTGGTTTTAGAG GATGGTTATCGTGCTGTTCGCTTTAATCCGTATCTTTGGCCTTCTGGTCAAAAG ATGACAAATGAAATTGGGAAGGCACTATTCTCAAAGGCTGGAGAGCTTGGAGTGCCAGTCGGTTTCATGTGTATGAAG GGTTTGCTTTTGCATTTGCAAGAAATTGAGGAATTGTGCACAGAATTTCCCTCAACTGTAGTTTTGCTTGATCATGTGGCTTTCTGTAAGCCCCCAAA AAATGATGAGGAAAGACAAGTTTTCTTGGAACTGTTAAAGCTTTCAAGATTCCCACAG GTATATGTAAAATTTAGTGCTTTGTTCAGAGTGTCGAGAAATCCATATCCGTATGAGGACTTGTCTCAAGTTCTTGCCCAACTAGTCTCCAGTTATGGTGCACCTCGCATCATGTGGGGAAG TGACTTCCCCTTCATTGTCGCCGAATGTGGATATAAAGAAGCAAGAGAAGCGGTTTCTTATCTAGCAAAGCAGGGGCATTTACCTCCTTCTGCCACGGAGTGGATCATGGGTAAAACAGTTATGCAGCTCTTCGATGGAAAATGGAGTTCTTTAGTAAATTGA
- the LOC132626208 gene encoding uncharacterized protein LOC132626208 isoform X1, which produces MVVTVRVNSLKPLTWTPFLSSLNSFNWPFSFVSIPRKHSKLTPLFSQMATSEAEPQIMTKIIDSHLHVWASPQEAAEKYPYFPGQEPSLPGHVDYLLECMEEAGVDGALIVQPINHKFDHSYVTSALKNFPSKFIGCCLANPAEDGSGIKQLEDLVLEDGYRAVRFNPYLWPSGQKMTNEIGKALFSKAGELGVPVGFMCMKGLLLHLQEIEELCTEFPSTVVLLDHVAFCKPPKNDEERQVFLELLKLSRFPQVYVKFSALFRVSRNPYPYEDLSQVLAQLVSSYGAPRIMWGSDFPFIVAECGYKEAREAVSYLAKQGHLPPSATEWIMGKTVMQLFDGKWSSLVN; this is translated from the exons ATGGTAGTAACAGTGAGAGTAAACTCACTAAAGCCATTAACATGGACTCCATTTCTTTCTTCTCTAAATAGCTTCAATTGGCCTTTTTCTTTTGTATCTATTCCAAGAAAACATTCAAAATTAACACCCTTATTTAGTCAAATGGCAACTAGTGAGGCAGAGCCACAAATAATGACCAAAATCATTGACTCACATTTACATGTTTGGGCATCCCCACAAGAG GCTGCAGAGAAGTACCCCTATTTTCCTGGTCAAGAACCTAGTTTGCCTGGTCATGTCGATTACTTGCTGGAG TGTATGGAAGAAGCAGGTGTGGATGGAGCACTTATTGTTCAGCCCATTAATCATAAGTTTGATCATTCTTATGTTACCAG TGCGCTAAAGaattttccttccaaattcatcggCTGTTGCCTCGCGAATCCAGCAGAAGATGGGAGTGGGATAAAACAGCTTGAAGATCTGGTTTTAGAG GATGGTTATCGTGCTGTTCGCTTTAATCCGTATCTTTGGCCTTCTGGTCAAAAG ATGACAAATGAAATTGGGAAGGCACTATTCTCAAAGGCTGGAGAGCTTGGAGTGCCAGTCGGTTTCATGTGTATGAAG GGTTTGCTTTTGCATTTGCAAGAAATTGAGGAATTGTGCACAGAATTTCCCTCAACTGTAGTTTTGCTTGATCATGTGGCTTTCTGTAAGCCCCCAAA AAATGATGAGGAAAGACAAGTTTTCTTGGAACTGTTAAAGCTTTCAAGATTCCCACAG GTATATGTAAAATTTAGTGCTTTGTTCAGAGTGTCGAGAAATCCATATCCGTATGAGGACTTGTCTCAAGTTCTTGCCCAACTAGTCTCCAGTTATGGTGCACCTCGCATCATGTGGGGAAG TGACTTCCCCTTCATTGTCGCCGAATGTGGATATAAAGAAGCAAGAGAAGCGGTTTCTTATCTAGCAAAGCAGGGGCATTTACCTCCTTCTGCCACGGAGTGGATCATGGGTAAAACAGTTATGCAGCTCTTCGATGGAAAATGGAGTTCTTTAGTAAATTGA
- the LOC132626208 gene encoding uncharacterized protein LOC132626208 isoform X4, giving the protein MEEAGVDGALIVQPINHKFDHSYVTSALKNFPSKFIGCCLANPAEDGSGIKQLEDLVLEDGYRAVRFNPYLWPSGQKMTNEIGKALFSKAGELGVPVGFMCMKGLLLHLQEIEELCTEFPSTVVLLDHVAFCKPPKNDEERQVFLELLKLSRFPQVYVKFSALFRVSRNPYPYEDLSQVLAQLVSSYGAPRIMWGSDFPFIVAECGYKEAREAVSYLAKQGHLPPSATEWIMGKTVMQLFDGKWSSLVN; this is encoded by the exons ATGGAAGAAGCAGGTGTGGATGGAGCACTTATTGTTCAGCCCATTAATCATAAGTTTGATCATTCTTATGTTACCAG TGCGCTAAAGaattttccttccaaattcatcggCTGTTGCCTCGCGAATCCAGCAGAAGATGGGAGTGGGATAAAACAGCTTGAAGATCTGGTTTTAGAG GATGGTTATCGTGCTGTTCGCTTTAATCCGTATCTTTGGCCTTCTGGTCAAAAG ATGACAAATGAAATTGGGAAGGCACTATTCTCAAAGGCTGGAGAGCTTGGAGTGCCAGTCGGTTTCATGTGTATGAAG GGTTTGCTTTTGCATTTGCAAGAAATTGAGGAATTGTGCACAGAATTTCCCTCAACTGTAGTTTTGCTTGATCATGTGGCTTTCTGTAAGCCCCCAAA AAATGATGAGGAAAGACAAGTTTTCTTGGAACTGTTAAAGCTTTCAAGATTCCCACAG GTATATGTAAAATTTAGTGCTTTGTTCAGAGTGTCGAGAAATCCATATCCGTATGAGGACTTGTCTCAAGTTCTTGCCCAACTAGTCTCCAGTTATGGTGCACCTCGCATCATGTGGGGAAG TGACTTCCCCTTCATTGTCGCCGAATGTGGATATAAAGAAGCAAGAGAAGCGGTTTCTTATCTAGCAAAGCAGGGGCATTTACCTCCTTCTGCCACGGAGTGGATCATGGGTAAAACAGTTATGCAGCTCTTCGATGGAAAATGGAGTTCTTTAGTAAATTGA